The following are encoded together in the Pectobacterium punjabense genome:
- the atpD gene encoding F0F1 ATP synthase subunit beta: MATGKIIQVIGAVVDVEFPQDAVPKVYDALEVENGAEKLVLEVQQQLGGGIVRCIAMGSSDGLRRGLNVNNLDHPIEVPVGKATLGRIMNVLGDPIDMKGDIGEEERWAIHRAAPSYEELSNSQELLETGIKVIDLMCPFAKGGKVGLFGGAGVGKTVNMMELIRNIAIEHSGYSVFAGVGERTREGNDFYHEMTDSNVIDKVSLVYGQMNEPPGNRLRVALTGLTMAEKFRDEGRDVLLFVDNIYRYTLAGTEVSALLGRMPSAVGYQPTLAEEMGVLQERITSTKTGSITSVQAVYVPADDLTDPSPATTFAHLDATVVLSRQIASLGIYPAVDPLDSTSRQLDPLVVGQEHYDVARGVQSILQRYQELKDIIAILGMDELSEEDKLVVSRARKIQRFLSQPFFVAEVFTGSPGKYVSLKDTIRGFKGIMEGEYDHLPEQAFYMVGSIEEVVEKAKKL, encoded by the coding sequence ATGGCTACTGGAAAGATTATCCAGGTAATCGGCGCCGTGGTGGACGTCGAGTTCCCGCAAGATGCCGTACCGAAGGTGTACGATGCGCTTGAGGTAGAGAACGGCGCTGAGAAACTGGTGCTGGAAGTGCAGCAGCAGTTGGGCGGCGGTATTGTTCGTTGTATCGCAATGGGGTCTTCTGACGGTCTGCGTCGCGGGTTGAACGTAAATAACCTGGACCACCCGATCGAAGTGCCGGTAGGTAAAGCAACGCTGGGTCGTATCATGAACGTGTTGGGTGATCCCATCGACATGAAAGGCGACATCGGCGAAGAAGAGCGTTGGGCTATTCACCGCGCGGCTCCGAGCTATGAAGAGCTGTCAAACTCACAGGAACTGCTGGAAACTGGCATCAAGGTTATCGACCTGATGTGTCCGTTTGCCAAGGGCGGTAAAGTGGGTCTGTTCGGTGGTGCGGGCGTAGGTAAAACCGTAAACATGATGGAGCTGATCCGTAACATTGCGATCGAGCACTCCGGTTACTCTGTGTTTGCAGGTGTTGGTGAGCGTACCCGTGAAGGTAACGACTTCTACCACGAAATGACCGACTCCAACGTAATCGATAAAGTATCACTGGTTTATGGCCAGATGAATGAGCCACCAGGTAACCGTCTGCGCGTAGCACTGACTGGCCTGACCATGGCAGAAAAATTCCGTGATGAAGGCCGTGACGTACTGTTGTTCGTCGATAACATTTATCGTTATACCCTAGCCGGTACGGAAGTATCTGCACTGCTGGGTCGTATGCCTTCTGCGGTAGGTTATCAGCCGACGCTGGCGGAAGAGATGGGCGTTCTGCAAGAACGTATCACCTCAACCAAAACCGGTTCTATCACCTCCGTTCAGGCCGTTTACGTTCCTGCGGATGACTTGACTGACCCGTCACCAGCCACCACCTTTGCTCACTTGGATGCAACTGTGGTACTGAGCCGTCAGATCGCTTCTCTGGGTATCTACCCGGCCGTTGACCCGCTGGATTCCACCAGCCGTCAGTTGGACCCGCTGGTTGTTGGTCAGGAACACTATGATGTTGCCCGTGGCGTGCAGTCTATTCTGCAACGTTATCAGGAACTGAAAGACATCATCGCGATTCTGGGTATGGACGAACTGTCTGAAGAAGACAAGCTGGTGGTATCCCGTGCGCGTAAGATTCAGCGCTTCCTGTCTCAGCCGTTCTTCGTTGCTGAAGTATTTACCGGTTCTCCGGGTAAATACGTTTCCCTGAAAGACACCATCCGTGGCTTTAAAGGGATTATGGAAGGCGAATACGACCACCTGCCAGAGCAGGCGTTCTACATGGTTGGTTCCATTGAAGAAGTCGTGGAAAAAGCCAAGAAACTGTAA
- a CDS encoding F0F1 ATP synthase subunit epsilon, translated as MAMTYHLDVVSAEQQMFSGLVQKIQVTGSEGELGIYPGHAPLLTAIKPGMIRIVKQHGEEEYIYLSGGVLEVQPNMVTVLSDTAIRGQDLDEARALEAKRKAEDHIRNSHGDVDYAQASAELTKAIAKLRVIELTRKAM; from the coding sequence ATGGCTATGACTTACCATCTGGATGTCGTGAGTGCGGAACAGCAAATGTTCTCCGGTCTGGTGCAGAAGATCCAGGTAACGGGGAGCGAAGGCGAACTGGGTATTTATCCGGGACATGCCCCTCTGCTCACTGCCATTAAACCGGGTATGATTCGTATCGTTAAGCAGCACGGTGAAGAAGAGTATATCTACCTTTCTGGCGGCGTCCTTGAGGTGCAGCCGAATATGGTTACCGTACTGTCCGATACCGCTATTCGTGGACAGGATTTGGATGAAGCCCGTGCGTTGGAAGCGAAACGCAAAGCAGAAGACCATATCCGTAATTCGCATGGCGACGTGGATTATGCTCAGGCTTCCGCAGAGCTGACTAAAGCGATTGCGAAACTGCGCGTTATCGAATTGACCAGAAAAGCGATGTAA
- the pelX gene encoding pectate disaccharide-lyase PelX: MKRCSSQKCDFVRKHRSSRLAAVALTNALLFSFSTHAATESTPVWHGIAFGQSTDVNFSSNVLPEKIGVNDVTINGKKLAPGDNADLSAPITIESRGGKIANTHDGLTFFYTQLPANVNFTLQSDITVEQFGPENGAKPAAQEGAGILVRDIIGVPRQEPLKEGYEEFPAASNMVMNAIMTQDKKSHTEIKLQAILRNGVTQPWGNAGAKITKTSYQENVNLEQTPTFRLKLERTNDGFITSYAPKGTDNWVSKEVKGADVVTKLDKDHYYVGFFASRNAKIIVSNAQLTTAPAQTKASAEFKVKAYDPLLQVMSSPKTTSENYVVQAKANYNGTIAVSQDGKSLGDAKQVKAGETFSLSAKIAGNSAEFKLAYQPADGDDKAVKESTFKVEKVAYADAKNLYVSPQGSASNDGSKNAPLDLASAVAALPAGGTIWLNDGDYSATEIPVSASGQQKAVKNLFTVGNKAVIHGLQLKASHWHVKGIEITEKPFRIEGSYNTIERVLAHHADDTGIQVTSTADVGRPLWASHNLILNSESHSNQDPGKINADGFAVKMRVGEGNVIRGAFSHNNIDDGFDLFNKIEDGANGVVVIENSIAMSNTSNGFKMGGEGQPVAHQVKNSIAVGNKLDGFTDNFNPGALIVEDNIALDNERFNFIFRPSPYSGPEKQGVFKNNVSLKTKAGKYDDAVVGNIDNTNYFIKGDRSVNAQGKEVTVNNFVSVIVPETFTRDAKGNLVLGDFLKKK, translated from the coding sequence ATGAAACGTTGTTCTTCACAAAAATGTGATTTTGTACGGAAACACCGTTCTTCACGCCTCGCAGCCGTCGCGTTGACGAATGCATTACTCTTCAGCTTCAGTACACACGCCGCGACAGAATCAACCCCCGTCTGGCACGGTATCGCCTTTGGTCAATCAACAGACGTAAATTTTTCATCCAATGTCCTGCCGGAAAAAATTGGTGTTAATGACGTCACCATTAACGGCAAGAAATTGGCGCCAGGAGATAACGCTGATTTATCCGCACCGATCACGATTGAAAGCCGTGGCGGAAAGATTGCCAACACCCATGACGGACTGACGTTCTTCTATACGCAGTTGCCTGCCAATGTGAATTTTACGCTTCAGTCTGATATTACCGTGGAACAGTTTGGGCCAGAAAATGGTGCCAAACCTGCGGCTCAGGAAGGGGCTGGGATTTTGGTACGCGATATTATCGGCGTGCCACGTCAGGAACCATTGAAAGAAGGGTATGAAGAATTCCCTGCGGCCTCCAACATGGTGATGAACGCCATCATGACGCAGGATAAAAAATCTCATACCGAAATCAAGCTACAGGCTATTTTGCGTAATGGCGTAACACAGCCATGGGGCAACGCGGGCGCGAAAATTACCAAAACCAGCTATCAGGAAAACGTCAATCTGGAGCAAACACCGACTTTCCGTCTGAAACTGGAACGTACCAACGACGGCTTCATTACCTCTTATGCACCGAAAGGCACGGATAACTGGGTATCAAAAGAAGTCAAAGGTGCGGATGTCGTCACCAAGTTGGATAAAGACCACTACTATGTCGGTTTCTTTGCCTCCCGTAACGCCAAAATCATCGTCAGTAATGCACAGTTGACTACGGCCCCGGCGCAAACCAAAGCCTCAGCGGAATTTAAAGTTAAGGCTTACGATCCGTTACTACAGGTGATGTCATCACCTAAAACCACCAGCGAAAACTATGTTGTACAGGCCAAAGCCAATTACAACGGTACGATCGCCGTTTCACAAGACGGTAAATCTCTGGGTGATGCCAAGCAGGTAAAAGCAGGGGAGACGTTCTCTCTGTCAGCAAAAATTGCCGGTAATAGCGCTGAATTCAAGCTCGCTTACCAACCTGCGGATGGGGATGATAAAGCGGTCAAAGAGAGCACGTTCAAAGTTGAAAAAGTGGCTTATGCAGACGCCAAAAATCTGTATGTTTCGCCACAGGGTTCAGCCAGCAACGACGGCAGTAAAAATGCACCGCTCGATTTAGCCAGCGCCGTCGCCGCTCTGCCAGCAGGCGGCACCATTTGGCTCAACGATGGCGATTACAGCGCAACTGAAATCCCTGTCAGCGCCAGCGGCCAGCAAAAAGCCGTCAAAAACCTGTTTACCGTCGGTAATAAAGCCGTCATTCACGGCTTGCAACTGAAGGCAAGCCATTGGCATGTTAAAGGGATTGAAATCACCGAGAAACCGTTCCGTATCGAAGGAAGCTACAACACCATCGAACGCGTTCTGGCGCACCATGCTGACGATACCGGTATTCAGGTAACTTCAACGGCCGATGTAGGCAGACCGCTGTGGGCCAGCCATAACCTGATCCTGAACTCAGAATCTCACAGCAACCAGGACCCTGGCAAAATTAACGCTGACGGTTTTGCGGTAAAAATGCGTGTCGGTGAAGGCAACGTAATCCGCGGCGCATTCTCACACAACAACATCGATGACGGCTTCGACCTGTTTAACAAAATTGAAGACGGCGCAAACGGCGTTGTGGTGATCGAGAATTCAATTGCCATGAGCAACACCAGCAATGGCTTCAAAATGGGTGGCGAAGGTCAGCCAGTGGCGCATCAGGTCAAAAACAGCATTGCAGTGGGTAACAAGCTTGATGGTTTCACTGACAACTTCAACCCTGGTGCACTGATCGTTGAAGACAACATCGCGTTAGACAACGAACGCTTTAACTTCATTTTCCGCCCAAGCCCTTACTCTGGCCCGGAAAAACAAGGCGTCTTCAAGAACAACGTTTCGCTGAAAACCAAAGCGGGTAAATATGATGATGCAGTTGTCGGCAATATCGATAACACCAACTACTTCATCAAAGGCGACCGTTCTGTTAACGCGCAAGGTAAAGAAGTCACAGTAAATAACTTCGTTTCGGTTATCGTCCCGGAGACATTTACGCGTGATGCCAAAGGCAATCTGGTACTTGGCGACTTCCTGAAGAAGAAATAA
- the glmU gene encoding bifunctional UDP-N-acetylglucosamine diphosphorylase/glucosamine-1-phosphate N-acetyltransferase GlmU, which translates to MSNSAMSVVILAAGKGTRMYSDLPKVLHQLAGKPMVQHVIDAAMTTGAQHVHLVYGHGGDLLKRELADPALNWVLQAEQLGTGHAMQQAAPHFADDEDILMLYGDVPLISSQTLGRLRQAKPQGGIGLLTVKLDDPTGYGRIVRENGAVVGIVEHKDASEAQRQINEINTGILIANGKDLKRWLSQLNNNNAQGEFYITDIIAMAAEEGQRVEAVHPERLSEVEGVNNRLQLSALERVYQREQADKLLLAGVMLLDPARFDLRGELTHGRDVVIDVNVIVEGNVQLGNRVKIGAGCVIKNTIIGDDCEISPYSVLEDAVLEAQCTVGPFARLRPGAELAEGAHVGNFVELKKARLGKGSKAGHLSYLGDADIGSGVNIGAGTITCNYDGANKHKTIIGDDVFVGSDTQLVAPVSVANGATIGAGTTVTRDVAENELVIGRVKQRHISGWQRPVKKK; encoded by the coding sequence ATGTCAAATAGTGCTATGAGTGTAGTTATTCTCGCTGCGGGTAAAGGAACCCGTATGTATTCCGACCTTCCTAAGGTGTTACACCAACTGGCGGGCAAACCAATGGTTCAGCATGTTATTGATGCGGCCATGACGACAGGTGCACAGCATGTTCATCTGGTCTATGGGCACGGCGGTGATTTGTTAAAACGTGAATTGGCCGATCCGGCGTTGAACTGGGTGTTGCAGGCGGAACAGTTGGGAACTGGTCATGCGATGCAGCAAGCCGCCCCGCATTTTGCCGATGATGAAGATATCCTGATGCTCTATGGCGATGTGCCGTTGATTTCATCGCAGACGCTAGGGCGTTTACGTCAGGCTAAGCCTCAGGGTGGGATCGGGCTGTTAACGGTAAAGCTGGACGATCCGACGGGCTATGGGCGGATTGTGCGTGAAAACGGCGCAGTAGTGGGGATCGTCGAGCATAAAGATGCCAGCGAAGCACAGCGCCAGATTAACGAGATTAATACCGGCATATTGATTGCCAACGGCAAAGATTTGAAGCGTTGGTTAAGCCAGTTGAACAACAACAACGCGCAAGGCGAATTTTATATTACCGACATTATTGCGATGGCAGCGGAAGAAGGTCAGCGCGTTGAAGCGGTCCACCCCGAACGACTGAGTGAAGTTGAGGGCGTTAATAATCGCCTGCAATTGTCGGCGCTGGAGCGGGTTTATCAGCGTGAACAGGCGGATAAACTGCTGTTGGCCGGGGTTATGCTACTCGACCCGGCACGATTTGATTTGCGCGGCGAACTGACTCATGGTCGCGATGTGGTTATTGATGTCAATGTGATTGTGGAAGGCAATGTTCAACTCGGTAACCGGGTGAAAATTGGTGCAGGATGTGTAATCAAAAACACCATCATTGGCGATGATTGCGAGATCAGCCCTTATTCCGTACTGGAGGATGCCGTTCTGGAAGCGCAGTGCACCGTTGGGCCATTTGCTCGTTTGCGCCCTGGTGCGGAACTGGCTGAAGGTGCGCACGTTGGCAATTTTGTTGAACTGAAAAAAGCGCGTCTGGGGAAAGGATCAAAAGCGGGACATCTTAGCTATTTAGGTGATGCGGATATCGGTTCCGGTGTTAATATTGGTGCGGGAACGATCACCTGTAATTATGACGGTGCGAATAAACACAAAACGATTATTGGTGATGATGTGTTTGTCGGTTCGGATACGCAACTTGTGGCACCCGTTAGCGTTGCCAACGGTGCGACGATTGGTGCTGGCACAACGGTCACGCGCGATGTCGCAGAGAACGAACTGGTGATTGGTCGCGTGAAGCAACGGCATATCTCCGGATGGCAGCGTCCGGTGAAGAAGAAATAG
- the glmS gene encoding glutamine--fructose-6-phosphate transaminase (isomerizing) — MCGIVGAVAQRDIAEILLEGLRRLEYRGYDSAGLAVVDSEGHVARLRRLGKVQVLSQAASEHELHGGTGIAHTRWATHGEPSEENAHPHVSEHITIVHNGIIENHEPLRELMIGRGYRFVSETDTEVVAHLVHFEQKQNGGTLVEVVKRVIPQLRGAYGMVVLDNRDPSVLVAARSGSPLVIGRGVGENFIASDQLALLPVTRRFMFLEEGDVAEITRRDVRVFDKSGQLATREEIESKVNYDAGDKGAYRHYMQKEIYEQPMAIKNTLEGRFSHGEINLSELGPKADELLAKVEHVQIIACGTSYNSGMVSRYWFEALAGIPCDVEIASEFRYRKPAVRKNSLMITLSQSGETADTLAALRLSKELGYLGSLAICNVAGSSLVRESDLALMTKAGVEIGVASTKAFTTQLTVLLMLVARVGRLRGMDAQIEHDIVHGLQALPARIEQMLSQDKLIESLAEGFSDKHHALFLGRGDQYPIAMEGALKLKEISYIHAEAYAAGELKHGPLALIDADMPVVVVAPNNELLEKLKSNIEEVRARGGELYVFADEDAGFTSSENMKIIPLPHIEEVIAPIFYTVPLQLLSYHVALIKGTDVDQPRNLAKSVTVE, encoded by the coding sequence ATGTGTGGAATTGTAGGCGCAGTCGCGCAACGTGATATTGCAGAAATTTTACTGGAAGGTTTACGCCGTCTTGAGTACCGCGGCTATGACTCTGCGGGCCTGGCGGTTGTTGATAGCGAAGGGCATGTCGCTCGTTTGCGCCGTTTGGGTAAAGTGCAGGTGCTGTCTCAGGCCGCTAGTGAGCATGAGCTACACGGCGGTACCGGTATCGCTCATACCCGCTGGGCAACGCACGGTGAACCTTCTGAAGAGAATGCGCACCCGCATGTTTCTGAACATATCACTATCGTCCATAACGGTATTATCGAAAACCACGAGCCGCTGCGCGAACTGATGATCGGTCGCGGCTATCGTTTTGTTTCGGAGACTGATACTGAAGTCGTTGCCCATCTGGTTCATTTCGAACAGAAACAGAACGGCGGAACGCTGGTTGAAGTCGTTAAGCGTGTGATTCCACAGCTGCGCGGTGCCTATGGCATGGTGGTATTGGATAACCGCGACCCAAGCGTATTAGTCGCTGCGCGCTCAGGTAGCCCGCTGGTGATTGGCCGTGGCGTGGGTGAGAATTTCATTGCTTCCGATCAGTTGGCATTGCTGCCTGTGACTCGCCGCTTCATGTTCCTGGAAGAAGGCGACGTGGCGGAAATCACCCGTCGTGATGTACGCGTGTTTGATAAATCAGGCCAGCTTGCTACACGCGAAGAAATTGAATCAAAAGTGAATTATGATGCCGGTGACAAAGGCGCATATCGTCACTACATGCAGAAAGAGATCTACGAACAGCCGATGGCAATCAAGAACACCCTTGAAGGGCGTTTCAGCCACGGTGAGATCAATCTTTCTGAATTAGGCCCTAAAGCGGATGAACTGCTGGCGAAAGTTGAGCATGTTCAGATTATCGCCTGCGGGACGTCCTACAACTCCGGTATGGTTTCCCGCTACTGGTTTGAAGCGCTGGCGGGGATTCCGTGTGACGTAGAAATCGCCTCTGAGTTCCGCTATCGTAAACCTGCCGTGCGTAAGAACAGCCTGATGATTACTCTGTCTCAGTCTGGTGAAACGGCGGATACGCTGGCTGCGTTACGTTTGTCCAAAGAACTGGGTTATCTGGGGTCGCTGGCTATCTGTAACGTTGCAGGTTCCTCGCTGGTGCGTGAGTCCGATCTGGCGCTGATGACCAAAGCAGGCGTAGAGATTGGCGTGGCCTCGACTAAAGCTTTCACCACTCAGCTTACTGTTCTGCTGATGTTGGTGGCGCGTGTTGGCCGTCTGCGCGGTATGGATGCGCAGATTGAGCATGATATCGTTCATGGTTTGCAAGCGCTTCCCGCGCGTATTGAGCAGATGCTGTCCCAAGACAAGCTAATCGAGTCTCTGGCAGAAGGTTTCTCTGACAAGCATCATGCGCTGTTCCTCGGCCGTGGCGATCAGTACCCGATCGCGATGGAAGGCGCGCTGAAGCTGAAAGAGATTTCTTACATTCACGCTGAAGCTTATGCGGCTGGCGAGCTGAAACACGGTCCGCTGGCGCTGATTGATGCAGACATGCCGGTTGTCGTGGTAGCACCGAACAATGAACTGTTGGAAAAATTGAAATCCAACATCGAAGAAGTTCGGGCGCGCGGCGGCGAGCTGTATGTCTTCGCTGACGAAGATGCTGGTTTCACCAGCAGCGAAAATATGAAAATTATTCCGCTGCCGCATATCGAAGAAGTGATTGCGCCAATCTTCTATACGGTGCCGTTGCAGCTGCTGTCTTATCACGTCGCGCTGATTAAAGGTACGGACGTCGATCAGCCACGTAACCTGGCGAAATCCGTTACTGTAGAGTAA
- a CDS encoding IS3 family transposase (programmed frameshift) — protein MKKIRFTESQILRVLKEVEGGRHVKDVCRENGVSEASYYNWKSKYGGMESSDIKRMKELEEENRRLKQMYASLSLDHEILKDVIGKKTLTVPDKRELVRYVMTEHQASERRGCRIIGISRSLLHYRPNAERDIPVIEALQNLAHHYPAYGFGLMFNKLRQTGLSWNKKRVYRIYRWLKLNLRRKGKKRLPNRSPQPLAVPVSMNHCWSVDFMSDALMDGRRFRLFNVVDDFNREALAVEVDLNIPAHRVVRILERLSAERGYPAFIRSDNGPELTAAALSEWAERHGVILDFIQPGKPMQNGFIERFNKTLRTEILDLYLFRTLSEVRELTENWRTEYNEERPHSSLGNLPPVIYARQKLAGDSNWRWY, from the exons ATGAAGAAAATACGTTTCACCGAATCCCAGATCCTGAGGGTCCTAAAAGAAGTTGAAGGCGGTCGACATGTGAAGGATGTTTGCCGCGAGAATGGCGTTTCAGAAGCCAGCTACTACAACTGGAAATCAAAATATGGCGGCATGGAGTCCTCTGATATCAAACGCATGAAAGAGCTGGAAGAGGAAAACCGGCGATTGAAGCAGATGTACGCCTCTTTGAGCCTGGACCATGAGATCCTCAAGGACGTCATCG GCAAAAAAACTTTAACGGTCCCCGATAAACGCGAACTGGTGCGCTATGTCATGACGGAACATCAGGCCAGCGAGCGACGCGGGTGCCGGATTATCGGTATTAGCCGAAGCCTTTTGCATTATCGCCCGAATGCCGAACGGGATATTCCGGTCATCGAGGCGCTACAAAATCTGGCGCATCATTATCCGGCCTATGGATTTGGCCTGATGTTCAACAAACTGCGTCAGACGGGGTTATCGTGGAATAAGAAACGCGTTTACCGAATATATCGTTGGTTAAAACTAAACCTCAGACGCAAGGGTAAAAAACGCTTACCCAACCGGAGTCCACAGCCTCTGGCGGTCCCCGTTAGCATGAATCACTGTTGGTCAGTGGATTTTATGAGTGACGCACTGATGGATGGAAGGCGATTCAGATTGTTTAATGTCGTCGATGATTTTAATCGGGAAGCGCTGGCAGTCGAAGTGGACTTAAATATCCCGGCGCATCGCGTAGTGCGCATTCTGGAACGGCTCAGCGCAGAAAGAGGTTACCCGGCGTTTATCCGAAGCGACAATGGACCGGAACTCACCGCCGCCGCCCTGTCGGAATGGGCCGAACGGCATGGAGTCATACTGGATTTTATTCAGCCGGGCAAGCCAATGCAGAACGGATTTATCGAACGGTTTAATAAGACATTACGAACGGAAATACTCGACTTGTATCTGTTCCGAACGCTGTCTGAAGTGCGAGAATTAACAGAAAACTGGCGGACGGAATACAACGAGGAACGCCCACATAGTTCACTTGGCAATCTACCACCGGTTATCTATGCAAGGCAAAAACTGGCCGGAGACTCTAACTGGCGGTGGTACTAA
- a CDS encoding metallophosphoesterase family protein: MKRRTFIQSAALLPLAMQLPVHASTADLCVSQPSNRDKEKRLSIAVISDLHIDNDDLLSSLSKALVNIKEKNKISHIIVPGDISDSVEYIDKAMASIESTFKESNEKVIAILGNHDVRGPDSKSWTKDPDKDNPYYKFIIEKYKNMNTKKIKHEEKHACFDIFIGDHHFIALNTDRGLKDQAYYDDSTLA; encoded by the coding sequence TTGAAAAGAAGAACCTTCATACAATCTGCGGCGCTCCTGCCGCTCGCCATGCAACTCCCGGTTCATGCCAGCACCGCCGATCTATGCGTAAGCCAACCCAGCAATCGTGATAAAGAAAAAAGGTTATCTATCGCGGTAATCAGTGACCTGCATATAGATAACGATGATTTGTTATCATCCTTATCCAAAGCATTGGTAAATATAAAAGAAAAAAACAAAATATCTCATATTATTGTCCCTGGAGATATTAGCGATAGCGTTGAGTACATTGATAAAGCAATGGCGTCGATAGAAAGCACTTTTAAAGAAAGCAATGAAAAAGTGATAGCTATATTAGGGAACCATGATGTTAGAGGCCCAGACAGTAAGTCATGGACTAAAGATCCTGATAAAGACAACCCTTACTACAAATTTATTATAGAAAAATACAAAAACATGAATACTAAAAAAATAAAGCATGAAGAAAAGCATGCATGTTTTGATATTTTTATTGGCGATCATCATTTTATTGCACTAAACACAGATAGAGGCCTAAAGGATCAAGCCTACTACGATGATTCAACATTAGCATAG
- a CDS encoding LysR family transcriptional regulator, whose protein sequence is MISSERLNNIRAFVQAVQAGGFGRAADQLGLSRSTVGKAIARLEARLQIKLFHRTTRSLSLTDEGVLFYEDCVKALAALEEAENRLAARTVIPSGNLRVTLPERFGQRWIMPELLRLTHRFPALHIDVQFSNRLVDLAEEGMDFAIRIGEIGEHTGLIARRMGEQRQVLCASADYLAQSGHPQQLSDLATHQGIGLLRNGQAQPWKVENAKGGSQCVLPPTRLRLGNMDAVMMAALSGHGIAQLPQWLVADALRKGELVDVLAGCCGAGLPIHMVWLKGLTMPLRLRAAIDSLLAAFTPHAPWE, encoded by the coding sequence ATGATTTCAAGTGAGCGGTTAAACAACATACGGGCGTTTGTGCAGGCCGTTCAGGCTGGGGGATTCGGCCGAGCCGCAGATCAACTCGGGCTTTCCCGCTCCACGGTCGGCAAAGCAATAGCGCGGCTGGAAGCAAGATTACAGATCAAATTATTTCATCGAACCACGCGCAGTCTGTCATTAACAGATGAAGGCGTGCTGTTTTATGAGGACTGCGTTAAAGCATTAGCTGCGCTGGAAGAGGCAGAAAATCGGCTGGCGGCACGCACGGTAATCCCTTCCGGCAATCTGCGCGTAACATTGCCAGAACGATTCGGACAGCGGTGGATAATGCCTGAGTTATTGCGCTTAACGCACCGTTTTCCGGCATTACATATTGATGTTCAGTTCTCCAATCGCCTTGTCGATCTAGCCGAAGAAGGGATGGATTTCGCTATTCGGATAGGTGAAATCGGAGAGCATACAGGATTAATCGCACGCAGAATGGGCGAACAACGGCAGGTTTTATGCGCGTCTGCAGATTATCTGGCACAAAGCGGGCATCCTCAACAGCTAAGCGACTTAGCCACGCATCAGGGAATCGGCCTACTACGCAATGGACAGGCGCAGCCATGGAAAGTCGAGAACGCAAAAGGAGGGAGCCAATGTGTTTTACCACCAACCCGACTGCGATTAGGCAATATGGATGCAGTGATGATGGCAGCGTTGTCCGGCCACGGCATTGCACAACTGCCACAATGGCTAGTCGCTGATGCCTTACGTAAAGGCGAGTTAGTCGACGTGTTGGCAGGCTGTTGCGGAGCAGGGCTGCCCATACATATGGTGTGGCTCAAAGGACTCACCATGCCCCTGAGACTCAGAGCTGCGATCGATTCACTACTGGCAGCCTTTACCCCCCACGCTCCGTGGGAATAA